Proteins encoded within one genomic window of Spiribacter curvatus:
- the rpsN gene encoding 30S ribosomal protein S14: MAKVSMVQRELKRERLRNKHSAKRAELKEIIRSPASSEEERVAAQEQLQNLPRNASPVRGRNRCNVSGRPRGYYRKFGLSRNMLRQAAMRGEIPGLKLSSW, translated from the coding sequence ATGGCCAAGGTTTCCATGGTCCAGCGAGAGCTCAAGCGTGAGCGCCTTCGCAATAAGCATTCGGCGAAACGCGCCGAGCTTAAGGAGATTATCCGCAGCCCTGCCTCCTCCGAGGAGGAGCGGGTGGCAGCCCAGGAGCAGCTACAGAACCTGCCCCGGAATGCCAGCCCGGTACGGGGCCGCAATCGGTGCAATGTGTCGGGCCGGCCGCGCGGTTACTACCGCAAGTTCGGGCTGTCCCGGAACATGCTCCGCCAGGCCGCCATGCGCGGTGAGATCCCCGGCCTGAAGCTGTCCAGCTGGTAA
- the rpsH gene encoding 30S ribosomal protein S8, producing MSMTDPIADMLTRIRNGQTAEKPEVSMPSSKLKLAIVRVLKDEGYVHDYRVEGTEKKPTLAVTLKYYEGRPVIEEIQRVSRPGLRRFEGRGTLPRVRGGLGTAIISTSQGVMTDRAARDAGHGGEVLCVVF from the coding sequence ATGAGCATGACCGATCCCATCGCGGATATGCTGACCCGCATTCGTAACGGGCAGACCGCTGAGAAGCCGGAGGTCTCGATGCCCTCCTCGAAGTTGAAGCTGGCTATCGTCCGTGTGCTGAAGGACGAGGGCTATGTCCACGACTATCGGGTCGAGGGCACTGAGAAAAAGCCCACGCTGGCGGTGACGCTGAAGTACTACGAGGGCCGTCCGGTCATCGAGGAGATTCAGCGCGTGAGTCGGCCCGGTCTGCGGCGCTTTGAAGGACGGGGAACGCTGCCCCGTGTGCGCGGCGGGCTGGGAACAGCCATCATTTCCACCTCGCAGGGTGTTATGACCGATCGGGCGGCGCGCGACGCCGGCCACGGTGGTGAAGTCCTCTGCGTGGTGTTCTAG